The DNA window ACAAGCTCTTCGAGTTCCTCCGGCGATACCGGCGCCTCGTCTGAACTTTCCGGAGATGCGCCAAGTGGTCGAGTCCGAACAGTGCGGGTGGGTGCTCGAATCCGGTTCCGGTTGGCGTGAGGCCGTGGCGCGCCTCGATCGGCCGATGGTCGAGGCCATGCGGTCCGCAGCGGTCAGCGCCGGATCACGGCACGTGTGGGAGCACGAGCGGCGGATCCTGCAGGTGCTCTATCGGGACCTCCTCGATGCCCGTTCGGGAGCGCGCCCGCTGACCACTTGCGCGCGCTGCATCATGGATTCGCGAGTCGATCCGCTCCTCGAGGTGGACAGGTCGGGCATCTGCAATCATTGTCGGCGCTACGCGACGCTCGTTCCTGCACGCGTCGTTCCGTGGCCCCGCAGGACATGACCGTCGCCGAGCGGCTCGCGGACCGCGTGCGCGCGGCGGCGCAGCCGGGACTACTGACTGCATCGTGGGGTCAGTGGCGGCGTCGACAGCACTTACGTCGCCTACGTCGCGAAGGAGCTGGGGCTCAGGCCGCTGGCGGTGCACTTCGACAATGGATGGAATTCGGAACTCGCGGTCGCGAACATCGAGAAGGTTCTTCGTACGCTCTCGATCGATCTCCAGACGTACGTCGTCGATTGGGAGGAGTTCCGCGACCTGCAGGTCGCATTTCTGCGTGCGTCGACGCCCGACGGCGAGATCCCGAGTGACCACGCCATCAATGCGCTGCTCTGGCGCACTGCGGCGCGGATGGGCGTGCGGTTCATCCTCTCGGGCATGAACTTCACGACCGAAGCGCTCAGTGTTCCCCACTGGGCGTACGGGCACTCCGATTGGCGCTACATCAAGGATGTGCATCGCCGGTTCGGTCGCGTCCCGCTGCGCTCGTACCCCCACTTCTCCCTTCCGTACCTGGGGTGGGTCAATCTGGTCAGGCGGGTGCGCACCATCTCGATCCTCAACTATCTCGACTTCGACAAGGCGAGGGCGATGGAAGCTCCTGCGGTCAAAAGCTCGGATGGGTCTACTACGGCGGAAAGCATCACGGGTCGATCTATACGCGGTTCTATCAGGGGTACGTCCTGCCGCGGAAGTTCGGGATCGACAAGCGATATGGACACCTCTCCGATCTGATCAACGCCGGACAGACGACCGCGAGGCCGCGCTCGCCGAGGTCGCCGAACCGCCGTATCCCGTGGAGGTGCAGCAGCGTGACCGCGAATATGTGGTGCGCAAGCTTGAGCTGACCGACGACGAGTTCGAGTCGATCATGCAGGCTCCCATACGCTCGTTCCGGGACTTCCGGAACAGCTACGACGCGGTGCAATTTCTTCGCCGGACCGTGGACAACCTGCGCGCGCGGGATTTGTACCCGCATGATCGTCCTGGAGCGGTACTTGACTCTCAATTCGCGCTCGTCGGTTGCGGCCCGCATCTCCCGCCGCCATGCCGACCTTCTTGGGCACTCGCAGATCGACAGGGCTCGTCTCTCCGCCGTGTGCGACATCCGGCATGAGCGTGCCGAGAAGCTGGGAAGGAGTTCGGGGTCCGTACTTCGGCGACATGCACGCGATGATGCGGCAGGCGCCGGTGGACGTCGTCGCGGTGCTCACGGAGAGCGGCCTGCACGCCGAGCACGTGCTCGCCCTCGCCCCCTACGGCAGGCATGTCGTGGTGGAGAAGCCGATGGCGCTCACGCTCGCCGACGCCGACGCGATGATCCGCGCGTGCGCCGAGGCGGATGCTCGCCTCTTCGTCGTCAAGCAGAATCGGTTCAACGTCCCGGTGGTCAAGCTCCGTGAGGCGCTGGATCCCAGCCGATTCAGGAAGATGGTGCTCGGAACGGTGAGGGTCCGGTGGTGTCGACCGCAATCGTACTACGACCAGGACGCTTGGCGAGGGACCTGGGCGCTCGACGGCGGCGTCCTGACGAATCAGGCCAGCCACCATGTCGATCTCCTTGAGTGGATGCTCGGGGACGTCGAGTCGGTGTTCGCGATGAGCACGACGCGGCTGGCCAAGGTCGAGACGGAGGACACCGCGGTGGTCACCCTGCGATTCGCGAACGGGGCGCTCGGGGTCATCGAGGCGACGACGGCCGCTCGACCACGGGACCTCGAAGGCTCGCTCTCGCTCCTGGGCGAGGCGGCTACAGTCGGATCGCGGGGTTCGCGGTGAACCAGCTGCGCACGTGGCAGTTCGCAAGCCGGAGTCCGGCGATGAGGAAGTGGTCGCGAAGTATTCGGTGAATCCGCCGAGCGTCTATGGCTTCGGCCATCAGGCGTACTACGAGCATGTCGTCGACTGCATCGTGACCGGCAAGCGTCAGATGGTCGATGGGCTCGAGGGGCGCCGAAGCCTCGAGCTGATCACGGCGATCTATGAGTCGATCGAGACGGGACGGGAAGTATCGATGCGATTCCGGCCGGTTCGCTGCAAGCTCGGGGTCCGTGATGCCTGAGCCCGATCGGCGGATGGCCTCCGTCCGCGACGTACGCTGTGGTGACGGGGTCGTGATCGTCGAGCCCGCCAACGTCTACGGGTGCACGTTGAGCGACGGGGTCTTTGTCGGACCGTTCGTCGAGATCCAGAAGGACGTGTCGATCGGCCCGCGCACGCGAGTGCAGTCGCATACGTTCATTTGCGAACTCGTCTCCATCGGCGCTGATTGCATGATCGCGCACGGCGTGATGTTCATCAATGATCTCTTCGCGCACGGCGGGCCCGCTCGGGGTGACAAGAGCCTCTGGCGCGCGACACGCATCGGTGACCGGGTCTCGATCGGCTCCAACGCCACCATCATGCCCGTGGCCGTGTGTGACGACGTGGTCATCGGCGCCGGTGCCGTCGTCACCCGGGACATCACGGCTCCGGGTGTCTACGCCGGGAATCCTGACGCAAACTCCGTCCCCTCCATGATCAAGTTCCTCGATCTCCAGTCGCAGTACGCCGCCTCGCTTCGGGGCGAGATCGACGCCGCCGTCGCCGGCGTACTCGCTGACGCGACCTTCATCGGCGGTGAGCCGGTCCGCGGATTCGAACGCGCATTTGCCTCGTACCAGCAGGCGAAGCATTGCATCGGGGTCGCGAACGCGACCGACGGCTTGGAGATCGCGCTCGAAGCGCTCGACCTGCCGAAGGGAAGCGAGGTGATCGTCGGCGAACTCGTTCATCGCGAGCAGCGAGGCCGTCACGAGATCCGGCCTTCGCGTCGTCTTCGCGGACGTCGACCCCGTCACGTACGGACTCGACCCGATCGATGTGGAGCGACGGATCACCGCACGGACGTCAGCGATCGTGCTCGTGCACTTGCCACGGACAACCGGCCGATCTCGGCGCGTTCCTGGAGATCGCGAGAATGCACGGTCTCAGACTCGTCGAGGACGCGGCTCAGGCGCACCGCAGGCGGAGTGGGGTGGACGGCGAGTCGGCGCGCTCGGCGACATCGGCGTGTTCAGCTTCTATCCGGGCAGAACCTCGGTGCGTACGGGGACGCGGGCGCGATCGTGACCAATGACGACGCGCTTGCGGAGCGTAGTCGCATGATCGCCAATCATGGGCGCCTGGACAAGTACCAGCCATCGGTTCGAGGGCCGCAACAGTCGGCTTGACACGCTCAAGCCGCGATCCTCTCGGTGAGATTGAGGCATCTGGACGCGTGGATCGACCAGCGAAACAGGATCGCGCGAGTGTATCAGCGGGAGCTCGCGGGCCTGCCGTGGCTCACTCTTCCCGGGGAACGGACGGGCGTGCGCCACGCCTATCATCTGTTCGTCGTGCGCGCGGTCGAGCGTGACCGATTGCAGGCGCACCTTGCGAGCCACGAGATCCAGACGGGGGTGCACTACCCGATCGCCCTCCCCAAGCTCCAAGCCTACGCCTACGTGGGCCAGGCTGGCGAGCCGATGCATGCGAACCGACTCGACGTCCAGCTGCTGAGCCTGCCGATCGGCGAGCACTTGACCGAGGGAGAGGCGGAGAAGGTCGCGGCCGCCGTGCGCGCGTTCGAGGCGTGAGGATCGTCTACCTGCACCAGTATTTCGTGACCCCTGAGATGTCGGGTGGGACACGGAGCTACGAGATGGCGCGCAGGCTTGTCGCGGCAGGACATCAGGTGGAGATGGTGACCGCGGATTCGCGCAACGGCGCAAGCGGGGGCTGGAGGGTGACGGAGGAGGCGGGGATCCGCGTGCATTGGATCGCCGTCCCGTACGACAATCGGATGGGCCGGCTTGGGCGGATCCTCGCTTTCGTTCGATTCGCGTGGAGCGCTGCGTGGCGCGCGAGCCGCCTGCCCGCTGACGTCGTCTTCGCAACGAGCACCCCACTGACGATCGCCATCCCCGGCATGCTCGCAGCGGCCCTGCGGCGACGCCCGTTCGTGTTCGAGGTGCGCGACCAGTGGCCCGATGTGCCGATCGCAATCGGTGCGATACGACATCCGGTCGCCGTCGGACTCGCGCGCGCGCTCGAGCGCCTCACGTATCGACGAGCGCAACACATCGTCGCACTGGCGCCGGGGATGCGGGAGGACATCATCGCCAAGGGAGTGCCGCCAGAGAAGGTGACGGTCATCCCCAACGGTTGCGACAACGGACTCTTCGGGCTCGATGCCGCCTCGGAATCGCGAGTTCGCGAGGCGCACGCGTGGCTTGGAGAGCGCCCCCTCGTGATCTTCACCGGCACATTCGGTGAGGTCAACGGTGTGGAGTATCTCATTCGGGTCGCCGGGGAAGTGGGGAGGATCGCGCCCGAGGTTCGCTTCGCCCTCTTTGGCGCCGGACGAGACGTCGAGCGAGTGACGCGGCTTGCCACGGATCTCGGCCTGCTCGATCGAACGGTCTTCCTCCACGCGCCGGTGCCGAAATCGCAACTCGCGGAATGGCTCGCCGCGGCGGACATCTCGTCGCGCTCTTCAGGGGACCTGCGGTCGTCTGGAAGGACGCCGTGCAGAACAAGTTCTTCGACGCGATCGCCGCCGGATGCGCCGTGGCGTGTAACTTCGATGGCTGGCGGACCAGGATCGCGGAGGAGGCGCAGGTCGGCTTCCGGAGAGGAACCAGGACGCTGGCGGCCGCTGCCTCAACTCGTTGACCGGTTGCAGGACGGAGTCCTGGTTGGCAGCCGTGCCGGATCGCGCCCGCGTGGATTGGGGACGGTACGGTCGGGACAAGATGACCCGACACCGAAAGCCAGGGCTCCGAGGAGCCGCGAGCGCCTAGATCCCTGTGACGCAAAAGGACACAGGCCCTGAGGCGTGTGTCCTTTGCCACCATCGATCCATGGGCGCGGAGGGGCTCGAACCCCCGACCTCTGCTGTGTGAAAGCAGCGCTCTAACCAGCTGAGCTACGCGCCCGTGAGCCACGAAGGATAAACGCCCCCCGGACCCCATTCAAGCCCGAGCGCGCCCCCTTCCACCTTCTCCCTTTCGCCTTGATGGGCCCAGCAGGATTCGAACCTGCGCACTTCGGATTATGAGTCCGCCGCTCTAACCGCTGAGCTATGGGCCCGACGCGCGAAGTCTGCCCTCCCTGCCACAGCGCGGCAAGACGCCCGCCGCCCTATCTTGTCCGCGTGCCGCCCGCCATGGACCCTGCGCCCGCGCCCCGCATCGCCGTCGTCGTCGACTGGCTCGCCCAGTTCGGCGGCGCCGAGCTCGTCATCCAGCAGATCCTCGCCGCCTACCCGGGCGCCGATCTCTTCGCGCTCTTCGACGTCATGGACCCCGAGGACCGGGCCCGTCTCTCCGCCAAGCCCGCCACCACCACCTTCCTCCAGCACCTCCCCGACATCCGCGGCCGCTATCGCTCGCTCCTGCCGCTCATGCCCGCCGCCGTCCGCGGTCTCCGGCTCGCCGAGTACGACATCGTCATCTCCAGCCATCACGCCGTCGCCAAGGGGATCCGCCGTCGCAAGGGTCAGGTCCATCTCTGCTACTGCCACTCGCCCACGCGCTACCTCTGGGACAAGCGCGACGAGTACCTCGAGGACCACGGGATCAAGGGCGTGCGCGCCGCGATCGCGCGGCGGCTGCTCGACCGGCTCCAGCGCCTCGACCGCGCGGCGGCCGATGGCGTCGACGTCTTCCTCGTCAACTCGCACTATGTGGGCGATCGCGTGCGGCGCCACTACGGACGCGACTTCCTCGTCATCCCGCCGCCGGTCGACACGAAGTTCTTCACCCCGGCCGGCGACCAGGAACCCGATCTCTACGTCACCGCGAGCCGGCACGTCCCCTACAAGCGCATCGATCGCATCATCGAGGCCTTCCGGTCCCTGCCGGACCGCCGCCTCGTCGTCCTCGGCGACGGACCGCAGCACGCGCGCCTGCTCCAGCTCGCGGACGGCGCGCCCAACATCCGGCTGCTCGGCGAGCGGCCGCGCGAGGAACTCCGCGACTGGTTCCGGCGCGCGCGCGCCTTCGTGTTCGCGGCGGACGAGGACTTCGGCATCGTCCCGCTCGAGGCGCAGGCGTGCGGCACGCCGGTCATCGCGCTGGGGAAGGGCGGGGCACTCGAGACCGTGCGCGGCGAGGCGGGGGCGGACCGCACGGGGCTCTTCTTCGCCGACGACACGCCGGCCCTGATCGCCGACGCGGTCCGCCGCTTCGAGGCGCTGGACCCCGCGCCGAGCACGAGCGCCTGCTGGGCGAACGCCGACCGCTTCAACATCGCGCGCTTCCGGACGGATCTCGTCGCGGCGGTCGACACGGCCTGGCGCACGCGCGCCCACGCCTGAACGGGCGCGCGACGAGCGCGCCGCCCTGAAAAGTCCCATCCCCGCACGCGCCGTCGCGCGCGATCGGACATCCCCATCGGACCGGTCAGCCACCACGCCGGACCGAACGGGTCCGTGCGCGATGTAACAAGAGAAGACCCGCGTAATTGGTTTTGCCCTCTTCGACGGATATACAAGTAGAGGGCTCGATCTCGTTTTCCGGCGTGAGTGCCCCCGCCGACGAGTCCTCGGCCGCAGCGGCAGTCCTTTCTCCACCGCCGCCAGTCGCGAGGTAGGGAGCGCCCCGAGGAAGTCCCCGACCGTCCCGTGCGTCCGCCGGGCGTTCCCGCGACTCCGCCCCAGGCGCCAGCGAGTCCCGCACGCCGTCCCGCCCCTCCCGCATCCCGCACCGCGACTCCCGCCGACCGTCCCGCGCCTTCCGCACGGCGCACCGCGACTTCCGCTCGCCGTCCCGTCCCTCCCGCTCGCCATCCCGTCCCTCCGCCTGGCCGTCCTGTCGTTCCCGCGCGCCCTCCCGTCGCTCCCGCTCGCGGTCTCGTTGCTCCCGCTCGCCGTCCCGTCGCTCCCGCTCGCCTTCACGCTCCTCCCGCATTCCGGATCAGGGCTCCCGCACTCCCGACCAGCACTCCCGCACTCCCGACCAGGACTCCCGCACTCCCGACCAGCACTCCCGCACTCCCGACCAGCGCTCCGCCGCCCGGTCGGCCCCGAAATCCCGCTCGTGACGGACGCACGCGAGCGGAGATCCCGCAGTCCATGCGTCCACCCCACAATCTTTATGGAGGCAGTATGAAGTCGAACCAGAAGCAGACCATCGAGTCGTTCGTCCGCGTCCTCGCGTTCGCTGACGCGCATCCCGTCACAGGCCCCCTCACCTATGAGGGCGCGCGCGTGGTGCTGGAGCAGGTGATCCGCCGGCTCCGCGAGCGGGCCGGTGCGCAGGTCTCCGGCCGCGAACTCTCCCGCGGCGAGGTCCGGCGGCAACAGCAGCTCGCCCAGCGCCTCATCGACCGCCACATCCGCCCGATCGTCGCGATCGCCAAGGCGCAGATCGAACCCGAGTCCGATGTCCGCCTGCCGGCCGTGGTGCGCATGCCCAAGCGGAAGATCGGCGTCACGCGTCTCCTCCAGGCGTGTGACGGCATCATCGAAGCCGCGCGCTCGTTCGAGCCGATCCTCATCGCCCACGGGCTTCCCGCGGACTTCCTCGCGCAGTTCACCACCGCGCGCAACGCGCTCGAGACGTCGCTCGGCGGGCGCGCGACCCTCGTCTCCAGCCACGTCGCCGCGCGCGCGGCCCTCGAGGCCGAGGTCCGCCGCGGGCGCAACGCGGTGCGGCGCATCGACGCGGTCGTCCGCGCGTCGTTCGATGCCGATCCCGCGGTGCTCGCCGCCTGGCGCGCCGCGAGTCGCGTCCAGTTGCTGCCCGGCGGGACCGGCCGCGGCGGCGCAGCGGCCGAGCCGCAGGAGGTGACGACGGCGTCGGCGGAGGGATCGCCGCGCCCGTCGGAGCAGGCCGCCTAGTCCCTCGATGGCGCGCGACGGTCGGCGGAGCGCATCCGCCGGCCGTCGCGCACCGCCGTCAGTGCGACTCGTACGCCGCGAGCACCTCGTCGGGCGACACCGTCGCCGCGCCCGCCTTTCCCACCTCGACGCCCGCGGCGAAGTTCGCCACCACCGCCGCCTCGAACGCCGTCGCGCCGGCGGCGAGCATGCCCGCGAGATACGCCGTGACCGTGTCGCCGGCGCCCACCACATCGAACACCTCGCGCGCCGTCGTCGGGATCCGCGCGATCGCCCCATCGGGCTCGATCAACGCCATGCCGCGCTCGCTCAGCGTGAGCAGCAGCCGCTCCGCGCCCAGTCGTCCGAGGACCGCGGGCAACGCCTCGGGATGGTCGAGGTCCACCGCCGCGCCGAGCGCGGCCTCGAGCTCCCGCCGGTTGGGCTTGAAGATCGTCGCGCCGCCGTAGGCGAAGAAGTTGCGGTACTTGGGGTCCACCACCACGGGGATCCGCTTGGCGCGCGCGGCGGCCATCGCCGCGTGGATCACCGGACTCCACGAGCACGCCCTTGTTGTAGTCCTCCAGCACGAGCGCGTCCGCCTCGCCCACCGCGCGGGCCACCGCGGCGTGGAGCGCCTCGACCTCGGCGCCGACGAGGTCCGCATCGACCTCCTCGTCCACGCGCACCACCTGCTGCCCGCGCGCCACCACGCGCGTCTTGGTCGTCGTCGGGCGCGCGGTGCGGATGAGGCCGCGGGCGTCCGAGCCCAGCGCCTCGAGCATCCCTTGCAGCTGCCGGCCCGCGGCATCGTCGCCGAGCGCTGCGACGAGTTCGGTGCGCGCCCCGAGGGCCGCGGCGTTCTGCGCGACGTTGGCCGCTCCGCCGAGCGCGTGCTTCCGTTCCTTCACGCGCACGACGGGCACCGGGGCCTCGGGGGAGATCCGCTCGACGTCCCCGCGGAGGTAGACGTCGAGCATCGCGTCCCCGACGATCGCGATCCGCAGGCGGCGGCGCGACGGGGCCTCGAGGAGTTCCAGCAGGCGGGCGCGGGCGATCAGGTCTTTCGGCATGACGGGAAAGATGCGTAGACTGACGCCTGCGCGACCACTGCCCCCCTTCGCGAGTCCCGTGACCACGCCCCATCCGCCGCGCGACACCCCTCGCGTCCTCCCGTTCGTGCTCGCTGCGGCCATCCTCGGCATCTCGGTGAGCGGTCCGCTCGCGCGCCTCTCGTCGGCCGCGCCACTCGCGATCGCCGCCTGGCGCCTCACGCTCGCGCTCGGCGTCATCGGGCTCTTCGTCCTCGGCACCGGGAGCTGGCGGGAGTACCGGACGCTCGCGCGCCGCGATCTCGCGGTCGCGTCGGTCGCGGGCGCGATGCTCGCGCTGCACTTCTGGAGCTGGATCGCCTCGCTCCGCTACACCTCGGTCGCGGCGAGCGTGGTGCTCGTGAACCTGCATCCGGTCGTCATCGTCGCGGGCTCGGCGCTCTTCCTGCACGAACGCCCGACGGCACGGCAGCTCGTCGGGATCGCCATCGCGATGCTCGGGGCCGTCGTCATCGGCTACGGCGATGCGGGGCAGGGTGGCGCCGTCGGCGCCGACGCGTTGCTCGGCGATGCGCTCGCCGTGCTCGGCGCCTTCACCGTGGGCGTCTACTACACGGCGGGTCGTTCGCTCCGGCAACGCCTCTCGCTCTGGCCGTACGTCGCGCTCGTGTACGGCGCGTGCCTCGTCGTGGTCCTCGCGCTGGCGTTCGCGACCGGCGTGCCGCTCTGGCCGCAGCCGTCGCGCGACTGGCTCCTCTTCGCCGGCATCGCCGTCGGCCCCATGCTCCTCGGTCACACGGGCTTCAACTGGAGCCTGCGCTACGTCCCGGCCTACGTCGTGAGCCTGGCGATCCTCGCCGAGCCGGTCGGGGCGACGCTCCTCGCCGCGTTCCTCCCGAGCATCGCGGAGACGCCGAGCGCGTGGACGCTCGCGGGAGGGGCAGTGATCCTCGCCGGACTCGTCGTCGGCACGATCGACTGGACGCGTACGACGACGCCTGTCGCGACGCCTGCCGCGACGTCGCCCGCGACGCCTCCCGGCGGCGACTAACTTCCGCCCGTGCACGAGACGCGACTGCAGCCCCCGTCCTCCATCAAGGAGATCTGCCGCACCCTCGAGGCCGCGGGCCACGA is part of the Gemmatimonadota bacterium genome and encodes:
- a CDS encoding Gfo/Idh/MocA family oxidoreductase, translating into MSVPRSWEGVRGPYFGDMHAMMRQAPVDVVAVLTESGLHAEHVLALAPYGRHVVVEKPMALTLADADAMIRACAEADARLFVVKQNRFNVPVVKLREALDPSRFRKMVLGTVRVRWCRPQSYYDQDAWRGTWALDGGVLTNQASHHVDLLEWMLGDVESVFAMSTTRLAKVETEDTAVVTLRFANGALGVIEATTAARPRDLEGSLSLLGEAATVGSRGSR
- a CDS encoding glycosyltransferase family 4 protein, whose protein sequence is MRIVYLHQYFVTPEMSGGTRSYEMARRLVAAGHQVEMVTADSRNGASGGWRVTEEAGIRVHWIAVPYDNRMGRLGRILAFVRFAWSAAWRASRLPADVVFATSTPLTIAIPGMLAAALRRRPFVFEVRDQWPDVPIAIGAIRHPVAVGLARALERLTYRRAQHIVALAPGMREDIIAKGVPPEKVTVIPNGCDNGLFGLDAASESRVREAHAWLGERPLVIFTGTFGEVNGVEYLIRVAGEVGRIAPEVRFALFGAGRDVERVTRLATDLGLLDRTVFLHAPVPKSQLAEWLAAADISSRSSGDLRSSGRTPCRTSSSTRSPPDAPWRVTSMAGGPGSRRRRRSASGEEPGRWRPLPQLVDRLQDGVLVGSRAGSRPRGLGTVRSGQDDPTPKARAPRSRERLDPCDAKGHRP
- a CDS encoding glycosyltransferase, producing the protein MDPAPAPRIAVVVDWLAQFGGAELVIQQILAAYPGADLFALFDVMDPEDRARLSAKPATTTFLQHLPDIRGRYRSLLPLMPAAVRGLRLAEYDIVISSHHAVAKGIRRRKGQVHLCYCHSPTRYLWDKRDEYLEDHGIKGVRAAIARRLLDRLQRLDRAAADGVDVFLVNSHYVGDRVRRHYGRDFLVIPPPVDTKFFTPAGDQEPDLYVTASRHVPYKRIDRIIEAFRSLPDRRLVVLGDGPQHARLLQLADGAPNIRLLGERPREELRDWFRRARAFVFAADEDFGIVPLEAQACGTPVIALGKGGALETVRGEAGADRTGLFFADDTPALIADAVRRFEALDPAPSTSACWANADRFNIARFRTDLVAAVDTAWRTRAHA
- a CDS encoding DMT family transporter is translated as MRRLTPARPLPPFASPVTTPHPPRDTPRVLPFVLAAAILGISVSGPLARLSSAAPLAIAAWRLTLALGVIGLFVLGTGSWREYRTLARRDLAVASVAGAMLALHFWSWIASLRYTSVAASVVLVNLHPVVIVAGSALFLHERPTARQLVGIAIAMLGAVVIGYGDAGQGGAVGADALLGDALAVLGAFTVGVYYTAGRSLRQRLSLWPYVALVYGACLVVVLALAFATGVPLWPQPSRDWLLFAGIAVGPMLLGHTGFNWSLRYVPAYVVSLAILAEPVGATLLAAFLPSIAETPSAWTLAGGAVILAGLVVGTIDWTRTTTPVATPAATSPATPPGGD